One region of Microbacterium rhizosphaerae genomic DNA includes:
- the hisD gene encoding histidinol dehydrogenase, which yields MRYSPALLQSLDGSYRHLKTPLIDAPAAQRDPAVIEKVSAMLLDIQRRGLDAVLDYARALDKYQGGDIELSAAQIASSGSRLPADLRAAIELGSERTRLFATEQRSHLTDFETELVPGLVTGVRYIPVSRVGAYLPAGRFPLTASAFMTVGVAKAAGVPTVIACTPPQPHGGANDAVVYAAHLSGVDRVFVLGGVQALAAMAYGLLGELPIDMLVGAGNAFVAEAKRQLFGTVAIDLLAGPSEVAVLSDETADPEIVAADLLGQAEHGPNSPAALVTTSESHGRAVVEAAERQLSTLSTEPIAGPAWRDYGVVTVAKDRETAAQLMDDLAPEHLELITADDAWYHDRLRNYGSIFLGPWSTVAYSDKGMAGTNHVLPTAGGAKHSAGLSVSRFLKPLTYQRIAREATPQLAHAVQVISDSEGMAAHSATATMRLDRLEDVSVV from the coding sequence ATGCGTTATAGCCCCGCCCTCCTCCAGAGCCTCGACGGCTCGTACCGTCATCTCAAGACCCCACTCATCGACGCCCCCGCGGCGCAGCGCGATCCGGCCGTCATCGAGAAGGTGTCGGCGATGCTCCTCGATATCCAGCGGCGCGGCCTCGACGCAGTGCTCGACTACGCACGCGCCCTCGACAAGTACCAGGGCGGCGACATCGAGCTGTCGGCCGCACAGATCGCCTCGAGCGGCTCCCGCCTCCCCGCCGACCTGCGCGCAGCGATCGAACTCGGCTCCGAGCGGACCCGACTGTTCGCGACCGAGCAGCGCTCGCACCTCACCGACTTCGAGACCGAGCTCGTCCCGGGTCTGGTCACTGGCGTGCGATACATTCCGGTGTCGCGGGTCGGCGCCTACCTCCCCGCCGGGCGGTTCCCGCTGACCGCCAGCGCCTTCATGACCGTGGGCGTCGCCAAAGCTGCCGGAGTGCCGACGGTCATCGCGTGCACGCCGCCGCAGCCACACGGGGGCGCAAACGACGCCGTCGTCTACGCCGCGCACCTGTCCGGCGTCGACCGGGTGTTCGTCCTCGGTGGTGTTCAGGCCCTCGCCGCCATGGCCTACGGGCTGTTGGGTGAGCTGCCGATCGACATGCTCGTCGGGGCCGGCAACGCGTTCGTCGCCGAGGCCAAGCGCCAGCTCTTCGGCACTGTCGCGATCGATCTGCTCGCCGGTCCCTCCGAGGTCGCCGTCCTCTCAGACGAGACGGCCGACCCCGAGATCGTCGCGGCCGACCTCCTCGGCCAGGCCGAGCACGGCCCGAACTCTCCTGCCGCCCTCGTCACGACCTCGGAGTCGCACGGCCGGGCCGTGGTCGAGGCGGCGGAGCGCCAGCTCAGCACTCTGTCCACCGAGCCGATCGCCGGCCCCGCGTGGCGCGACTACGGCGTCGTCACGGTCGCCAAGGATCGCGAGACCGCAGCGCAGCTGATGGACGACCTCGCTCCCGAGCACCTTGAGCTGATCACGGCGGACGACGCCTGGTACCACGACCGGCTCCGCAACTACGGGTCGATCTTCCTCGGACCCTGGAGCACCGTTGCTTACTCCGACAAGGGGATGGCCGGGACCAACCACGTGCTCCCCACAGCCGGTGGCGCCAAACACAGCGCAGGGCTGTCGGTGTCGCGGTTCCTCAAGCCGCTGACCTATCAGCGCATCGCGCGGGAGGCGACGCCGCAGCTGGCCCATGCCGTGCAGGTCATCTCGGATTCCGAGGGCATGGCCGCCCACAGCGCGACGGCAACCATGCGGCTCGACCGGCTGGAAGACGTTTCTGTCGTCTGA
- a CDS encoding ATP-binding cassette domain-containing protein produces MSDTTTETRTPVLSASRLVKTYGHVVGLDGVSLDLYAGEVLAIIGDNGAGKTTLIKCLTGAEIPDEGEIRLDGRPVHFRRPQDAREAGIETVYQSLAVSPALDVAANMYLGRELRRPGFLGSTLRMLDTKTMRKNARAELTELGISTLQDVTVPIENLSGGQRQAVAVARAAAFGSKVVVLDEPTAALGVRESNQVLDLIKRLRERGVPVILISHNMPHVFEVADRIHIQRLGKRAATITPSSHTMTEAVGIMTGARTA; encoded by the coding sequence GTGAGCGACACGACAACCGAGACCCGCACGCCTGTTCTCTCGGCGAGCCGGCTCGTGAAGACCTACGGGCACGTCGTCGGACTGGACGGGGTCAGCCTCGACCTGTACGCCGGCGAAGTGCTCGCCATCATCGGCGACAACGGCGCCGGCAAGACGACGCTCATCAAGTGCCTCACCGGAGCGGAAATCCCCGATGAAGGCGAGATCCGCCTCGACGGACGGCCGGTGCACTTCCGCCGGCCGCAGGACGCCCGGGAGGCGGGCATCGAGACGGTGTACCAGTCTCTCGCGGTCTCGCCGGCGCTGGATGTCGCCGCCAACATGTATCTGGGCCGCGAGCTGCGACGCCCCGGTTTCCTCGGATCGACGCTGCGCATGCTCGACACGAAGACGATGCGCAAGAACGCCCGTGCAGAGCTGACCGAGCTCGGCATCTCCACCCTGCAGGACGTCACCGTGCCGATCGAGAACCTGTCAGGCGGTCAGCGTCAGGCGGTCGCCGTGGCGCGCGCGGCGGCATTCGGATCGAAGGTCGTCGTCCTGGACGAGCCGACCGCGGCGCTGGGCGTGCGCGAGTCCAACCAGGTGCTCGACCTCATCAAGCGCCTGCGCGAGCGCGGGGTTCCTGTCATCCTCATCAGCCACAACATGCCGCACGTGTTCGAGGTGGCCGACCGGATCCACATCCAGCGTCTGGGCAAGCGGGCGGCGACGATCACCCCGTCGTCACACACGATGACCGAAGCGGTCGGGATCATGACGGGGGCTCGGACGGCATGA
- a CDS encoding nucleoside/nucleotide kinase family protein, with product MRNLDTAIADRAAALASRADRVILGIVGEPGAGKSTLALDVMDALRARGIPVAWLPMDGFHLGDRTLAELGLLERKGAIETFDGWGYLAALRRALAEPSHPVYVPGFERTLEQPIAADRVIPPGRALIVTEGNYLLDDTAPWSLVRDVAAEIWYADVPSDVRRSRLVERHVAFGKARADAEDWVASVDEPNARRIRARRAFADLVISVDDGEATPSA from the coding sequence GTGCGAAACCTGGATACGGCGATTGCGGATCGCGCGGCGGCGCTCGCATCGCGGGCGGATCGCGTGATCCTCGGCATCGTCGGGGAGCCGGGGGCGGGCAAGTCGACGCTCGCGCTCGACGTGATGGATGCGCTGCGCGCTCGCGGCATCCCGGTCGCGTGGCTGCCGATGGATGGCTTCCATCTCGGCGACCGCACTCTTGCAGAGCTCGGACTCCTCGAACGGAAGGGTGCGATCGAGACGTTCGACGGATGGGGGTACCTCGCCGCGCTGCGGCGGGCTCTCGCGGAGCCATCTCACCCCGTCTATGTTCCCGGGTTCGAACGCACGCTCGAGCAGCCGATCGCCGCGGACCGCGTCATCCCGCCCGGCCGCGCGCTGATCGTCACCGAGGGGAACTACCTGCTCGACGACACTGCACCGTGGTCGCTCGTGCGAGATGTCGCGGCGGAGATCTGGTATGCCGACGTGCCCTCGGACGTTCGGCGCTCGCGCCTCGTCGAGCGGCACGTCGCGTTCGGGAAGGCCCGCGCGGACGCCGAGGACTGGGTCGCCTCCGTCGATGAGCCGAACGCGCGCCGCATCCGCGCCCGCCGCGCGTTCGCCGACCTCGTCATCTCCGTGGACGATGGGGAGGCGACGCCGTCGGCGTGA
- a CDS encoding ABC transporter permease — protein MSATVTPPPPPNPPTSSLHLADEFLARQTPMMRVRAVLYRYPAISPAIVLVISVIIFGVINPRFLAPNNLSLITQQVAVIGTLGVAETLVILTAGIDLSVGAAMVLSSVVIGNAAAGMGLPGVVALLLGLLTGLATGIINGLLVTRLNLPPFIVTLGTLSIFTALTLLLSNGATVQGDKLPDIVTWTGTTFHLGVDITFGVLLMLLLYVVISFVLARTAWGRHVYAVGDDKEAARLTGIRVNRVLLSVYVVAGAVVALAAWIQIGRDFGSSPNAAVDANLNAITAVVIGGTSLFGGRGNVWGTLLGALIVGVFRNGLALAGLDVLYQTLAVGILVIVAVSIDQWIRKVR, from the coding sequence ATGTCCGCGACCGTAACGCCACCGCCGCCTCCGAACCCGCCGACCTCGTCGCTTCACCTGGCCGACGAGTTCCTCGCCCGCCAGACGCCCATGATGCGCGTGCGCGCCGTGCTGTACCGCTATCCGGCGATCAGCCCGGCGATCGTACTCGTGATCTCCGTGATCATCTTCGGCGTGATCAACCCGCGCTTCCTGGCGCCGAACAACCTGTCGCTCATCACGCAGCAGGTCGCCGTCATCGGCACCCTCGGCGTGGCCGAGACTCTCGTCATCCTCACCGCCGGCATCGATCTGTCGGTCGGCGCTGCGATGGTGCTGAGCTCCGTCGTCATCGGCAACGCGGCCGCCGGCATGGGCCTGCCCGGAGTCGTCGCACTCCTCCTCGGTCTGCTGACCGGCCTCGCCACCGGCATCATCAACGGGCTCCTCGTCACGCGGCTGAATCTGCCGCCGTTCATCGTCACCCTCGGCACACTGAGCATCTTCACCGCGCTGACGCTGCTCCTCTCGAACGGCGCGACGGTGCAGGGCGACAAGCTGCCCGACATCGTCACCTGGACGGGAACAACATTCCATCTCGGCGTCGACATCACTTTCGGCGTGCTGCTGATGCTGCTGCTCTACGTCGTCATCTCGTTCGTCCTCGCCCGAACCGCCTGGGGACGCCACGTGTACGCCGTCGGCGACGACAAGGAGGCGGCACGCCTCACCGGCATCCGCGTCAATCGCGTCCTCCTGAGCGTCTACGTGGTCGCGGGCGCCGTGGTCGCCCTCGCCGCCTGGATCCAGATCGGCCGCGACTTCGGGTCGAGCCCGAACGCGGCGGTGGACGCGAATCTCAACGCCATCACCGCCGTCGTCATCGGTGGCACGAGCCTCTTCGGCGGTCGCGGCAACGTGTGGGGCACCCTCCTCGGAGCTCTCATCGTCGGCGTGTTCCGCAACGGCCTGGCCCTCGCAGGCCTCGACGTCCTCTACCAGACCCTGGCTGTCGGCATCCTCGTCATCGTCGCGGTCTCCATCGATCAGTGGATTCGGAAGGTGCGCTAG
- a CDS encoding substrate-binding domain-containing protein: MPLRTTPRVKLTAAVSLAAVAALSLAACSSGATGGATAGPNDKVGVTLIVKTTTNPYFVSMEDAAKKDAQSANVDLTLAAGKKDGDTDSQIQAIENAISRGDKGILITPNGTAVNNEIAKARKAGLYVIALDTVPDPANTVDITFATDNFSAGKEIGQWTAAKLDGKKATIAMLDLFSDQIVSVDTNRDQGFLSGMGITVPDKSKNGSEAKTGSYTGGKGGEYEIVGHQPTQGAEDGGRSAMETLLSKNPNINVVYTINEPAAYGAYQALKAAGKEKDVIIVSIDGGCTGVGYVKDGIIGATAQQYPSKMAALGMEAIAKIARGGEKPRTSNGLDFFSTGQRLVTDQPMTGLDSITTADAANTCWGK; encoded by the coding sequence ATGCCCCTTCGAACGACTCCCCGCGTGAAGCTCACCGCCGCCGTGTCCCTCGCCGCCGTCGCAGCCCTCTCGCTCGCCGCCTGTTCATCCGGCGCGACCGGCGGCGCGACCGCTGGGCCGAACGACAAGGTCGGCGTGACGCTCATCGTCAAGACCACGACCAACCCCTACTTCGTCTCCATGGAGGACGCCGCCAAGAAAGACGCCCAGTCCGCGAACGTGGATCTCACACTTGCCGCTGGCAAGAAGGACGGCGACACCGACAGCCAGATTCAGGCCATTGAGAACGCGATCTCCCGCGGCGACAAGGGAATCCTCATCACGCCCAACGGCACTGCGGTCAACAACGAGATCGCGAAGGCGCGCAAAGCGGGCCTTTACGTGATCGCGCTCGACACCGTTCCGGACCCCGCCAACACCGTCGACATCACCTTCGCCACCGACAACTTCTCCGCGGGCAAGGAGATCGGCCAGTGGACCGCCGCCAAGCTCGACGGCAAGAAGGCGACGATCGCTATGCTCGACCTCTTCTCCGACCAGATCGTCTCCGTCGATACCAACCGCGACCAGGGTTTCCTCTCCGGCATGGGCATCACGGTTCCGGACAAGAGCAAGAACGGCTCGGAGGCGAAGACGGGCTCCTACACCGGCGGCAAGGGCGGTGAGTACGAAATCGTCGGCCACCAGCCCACGCAGGGCGCCGAGGACGGCGGTCGCTCGGCCATGGAGACCCTTCTGTCGAAGAATCCGAACATCAACGTCGTCTACACGATCAACGAGCCCGCCGCTTACGGTGCCTATCAGGCTCTGAAGGCAGCCGGCAAGGAGAAGGACGTCATCATCGTCTCGATCGACGGCGGCTGCACCGGTGTCGGCTATGTCAAGGACGGCATCATCGGCGCGACGGCTCAGCAGTACCCGTCCAAGATGGCCGCGCTCGGCATGGAGGCCATCGCGAAGATCGCCCGTGGCGGCGAGAAGCCGAGGACGAGCAACGGCCTCGACTTCTTCAGCACGGGTCAGCGCCTCGTGACCGACCAGCCTATGACGGGACTCGACAGCATCACCACGGCTGACGCGGCCAACACCTGCTGGGGCAAGTGA
- a CDS encoding GH32 C-terminal domain-containing protein — protein MGSTVPRPSRRARRNAVAGAAIAAMASALLAFTAPAHASTATPPPAPHTETYRPQFHFTPQHNWMNDPNGLVYYKGEYHLFFQYNPTGNTWGNMSWGHAVSKDLVHWTELPVAIPQDTEEMVFSGSAVVDTNDTSGFGTPGNPAIVAIYTSLDKATGQQKQSLAYSTDDGRTFIKYAGNPVLDIGSFNFRDPKVFWYAAGNEWLMAAALSDQHKVTFYSSADLKHWTHLSDFGPANATGGAWECPDLFPIADPQNPGKQKWVLVVNVNPGSIAGGSGTQYFTGDFDGTTFTADDTPYVPPTGTSLGDFDGATWDAGWTTSGAAFGTGPTPGNAPGQGGVTGYIGAGLANSYNGFDGATGSLTSSNFTIDQPYLNFLVGGGNHPYVPGSVVGNALPAGTTFADFEGPTYGTGWTTTGDFVGTGPAPGTWPGQNQVSGYVGNQLVNTFINGDQSEGSITSPAFTISSNYINLLVGGGRHPWGVSDPTSVNLVVDGKVVASATGRNDEALDWADWDVSAYTGKSATIQIVDQNSGGWGHINVDQIMFSPQPSAPRAVDTSVRLIVDGNVVRTATGPNSESLDWNSWNLSDLQGKTAHIEVVDNNTGGWGHILADQFSLAGVAAQSVIQRAHWIDFGKDDYAAVTYNDAPGGKRIMIGWMNNWDYGGSIPTSPWRSAMTIPRELSLEDVDGQDVLVQKPVTQLDQLKTAPSSHVQNLSLPNRTATLDARGDTADIDAVLAPGTATTFGLNVRVGNGQQTSIGYDTTTGEVYVDRTKSGDVSFDPSFAADTQRAPLKLQDGKLKLHILVDWSSVEVFANDGKVLITDQIFPDPASTGINAFATGGTASLVSLTVHQMSSTWTRSGDAR, from the coding sequence ATGGGTTCAACCGTCCCCCGGCCGAGCAGGCGAGCGCGGCGCAACGCGGTCGCGGGCGCGGCGATCGCCGCAATGGCGAGCGCCCTGCTTGCGTTCACGGCCCCGGCGCACGCTTCGACGGCAACACCCCCGCCGGCGCCGCATACGGAGACCTACCGTCCGCAGTTCCACTTCACTCCACAGCACAACTGGATGAACGACCCGAACGGGCTCGTCTACTACAAGGGCGAGTACCACCTGTTCTTCCAGTACAACCCGACCGGCAACACGTGGGGAAACATGTCGTGGGGACACGCTGTGAGCAAGGACCTCGTCCACTGGACGGAGCTCCCGGTCGCCATCCCTCAGGACACCGAGGAGATGGTGTTCTCGGGCAGCGCGGTCGTCGACACGAATGACACGAGTGGCTTCGGAACGCCGGGGAACCCGGCCATCGTGGCCATCTACACCAGTCTGGACAAGGCAACGGGTCAGCAGAAACAGTCATTGGCGTACAGCACAGACGACGGCCGCACGTTCATCAAGTACGCAGGCAACCCCGTGCTCGACATCGGCTCATTCAACTTCCGCGACCCCAAGGTGTTCTGGTACGCGGCCGGGAACGAGTGGCTCATGGCAGCGGCGCTGTCCGACCAGCACAAGGTCACGTTCTACAGCTCAGCCGACCTGAAGCACTGGACTCACCTCAGCGACTTCGGACCCGCCAATGCCACGGGCGGCGCCTGGGAGTGCCCAGACCTCTTCCCGATCGCCGACCCGCAGAACCCCGGAAAGCAGAAGTGGGTTCTGGTCGTGAATGTCAACCCCGGGAGCATCGCCGGAGGCTCCGGCACCCAGTACTTCACGGGCGACTTCGACGGCACGACCTTCACCGCGGACGACACGCCCTATGTCCCGCCGACCGGGACATCTCTGGGCGACTTCGACGGGGCGACATGGGATGCCGGGTGGACCACCAGCGGGGCCGCGTTCGGCACCGGGCCGACACCCGGCAACGCTCCGGGTCAGGGCGGCGTGACGGGCTACATCGGGGCAGGGTTGGCCAACAGCTACAACGGGTTCGACGGAGCAACGGGCTCGCTGACCTCGTCCAACTTCACCATCGACCAGCCATACCTGAACTTCCTGGTCGGCGGCGGAAACCACCCCTACGTCCCCGGCTCGGTCGTGGGCAACGCGCTCCCCGCCGGAACGACGTTCGCCGACTTCGAAGGCCCCACATATGGCACCGGATGGACGACGACCGGCGACTTCGTCGGCACTGGTCCCGCCCCCGGAACCTGGCCAGGGCAGAATCAGGTGAGCGGATATGTCGGCAATCAGCTCGTGAACACCTTCATCAATGGCGATCAGTCTGAAGGCAGCATCACCTCCCCGGCGTTCACGATCTCCAGCAACTACATCAACCTCCTCGTGGGAGGCGGTCGCCATCCCTGGGGCGTATCCGACCCGACATCGGTGAACCTCGTCGTGGACGGCAAGGTCGTCGCAAGCGCCACCGGTCGGAACGATGAAGCGCTGGACTGGGCTGACTGGGATGTCAGCGCCTACACCGGGAAGTCTGCGACGATCCAGATCGTCGACCAGAACTCCGGAGGCTGGGGACACATCAATGTCGACCAGATCATGTTCTCCCCGCAGCCTTCCGCACCGCGTGCCGTCGACACATCCGTCCGGCTCATCGTCGACGGAAACGTCGTGCGCACCGCAACGGGTCCGAACAGCGAGTCCCTCGACTGGAACAGCTGGAACCTCAGCGACCTGCAGGGCAAGACCGCTCACATCGAGGTCGTCGACAACAACACGGGCGGCTGGGGACACATCCTCGCCGATCAGTTCAGCCTTGCCGGAGTCGCTGCGCAGTCGGTGATCCAACGCGCGCACTGGATCGACTTCGGGAAGGACGACTACGCAGCCGTCACCTACAACGACGCTCCCGGCGGCAAGCGGATCATGATCGGCTGGATGAACAACTGGGACTACGGCGGGTCCATCCCCACCTCCCCTTGGCGCAGCGCGATGACCATCCCGCGCGAGCTGTCCCTCGAGGACGTCGATGGTCAGGATGTTCTCGTGCAGAAGCCGGTCACCCAGCTCGACCAGCTGAAGACAGCGCCCTCGTCGCACGTTCAGAACCTGAGTCTGCCCAACCGCACCGCCACGCTCGACGCACGAGGCGACACCGCCGATATCGACGCGGTCCTGGCGCCCGGAACGGCAACCACGTTCGGCCTGAACGTGCGGGTAGGCAACGGACAGCAGACGTCCATCGGCTACGACACCACCACCGGGGAGGTCTATGTCGATCGGACGAAGTCAGGTGACGTCAGCTTCGACCCGTCCTTCGCCGCCGACACGCAGCGCGCGCCGCTGAAGCTGCAGGACGGCAAGCTTAAGCTGCACATCCTCGTCGACTGGTCCTCGGTCGAAGTGTTCGCGAACGACGGCAAGGTCCTGATCACCGATCAGATCTTCCCTGATCCCGCGAGCACCGGCATCAACGCGTTCGCCACGGGCGGTACGGCATCGCTCGTCTCCCTGACGGTGCATCAGATGTCCTCGACGTGGACGCGAAGCGGCGATGCCCGGTAA
- a CDS encoding putative quinol monooxygenase, whose protein sequence is MSDGKYLYAEFRATPGAGDAVASLVTGYGRDVRAEPGNVRFDAHRLADEPDRFFVYEEYADEEAFDAHLASPHCARFNEAFAPLVVGGGSTLTWLEPVPV, encoded by the coding sequence ATGAGCGACGGCAAGTACCTGTACGCCGAGTTCCGGGCCACGCCCGGTGCCGGGGATGCGGTCGCATCGCTCGTCACCGGGTACGGACGGGACGTGCGAGCGGAGCCGGGCAATGTGCGCTTCGATGCGCACCGTCTGGCCGACGAGCCGGATCGGTTCTTCGTGTACGAGGAATACGCGGACGAGGAAGCGTTCGACGCGCATCTCGCGTCGCCGCACTGCGCCCGGTTCAATGAGGCGTTCGCGCCACTCGTCGTGGGCGGCGGCTCCACGCTCACGTGGCTGGAACCCGTGCCGGTATGA
- a CDS encoding LacI family DNA-binding transcriptional regulator, producing MTSLSNQRLPRVTIREVAQRAEVGIKTVSRVVNNEPNVAPATAARVRAAIEELRWEPDAHASNLRRTTTRTRSVGLLLGNVANPFSATIHRAIEDTAVHRDVAVFASSLDEEPEREIAAVEAFLRRKVDGLILTCIAESQEYLADLVPPEMPIVFIDREPASFTGDTVHSDNFGGSRLATRHVLGFGHRRLALLIDRREIWTARERERGFIAALEEFGVPSDAATIVADLSDRDAAERAVTRLLGMPDAPTAIVSGQNLITVGAVHALRRLGRHHDIALIGFDDLELADLLEPGISVVAQRPQEMGQVAAARLFASLDAGQRLAPTSIVVPVDLIPRGSGEIRPHRS from the coding sequence ATGACATCGTTATCAAACCAACGCCTGCCCCGCGTGACGATCCGTGAGGTCGCGCAGCGCGCAGAGGTGGGCATCAAGACGGTGTCGCGCGTCGTGAACAACGAGCCGAACGTCGCACCCGCCACCGCCGCGCGCGTGCGTGCCGCGATCGAGGAGCTGCGCTGGGAGCCGGACGCCCATGCGTCGAACCTCCGGCGCACGACGACGCGTACCCGCTCCGTGGGACTCCTGCTCGGCAACGTGGCGAACCCGTTCTCCGCCACCATCCACCGCGCGATCGAGGACACCGCCGTCCATCGCGACGTCGCTGTCTTCGCGTCGAGCCTCGATGAGGAGCCGGAGCGTGAGATCGCCGCGGTCGAGGCATTCCTTCGCCGTAAGGTCGACGGCCTGATTCTCACGTGCATCGCGGAGAGCCAGGAGTATCTCGCCGACCTCGTCCCGCCGGAGATGCCGATCGTCTTCATCGACCGTGAGCCGGCCTCGTTCACCGGCGATACGGTGCATTCGGACAACTTCGGCGGCTCGCGGCTCGCGACCCGACATGTGCTCGGCTTCGGGCACCGCAGACTCGCGCTCCTCATCGACCGTCGCGAGATCTGGACGGCCCGGGAGCGCGAGCGCGGCTTCATCGCCGCGCTCGAAGAGTTCGGCGTCCCCTCCGACGCCGCCACGATCGTCGCCGATCTCTCCGACCGGGATGCGGCGGAGCGCGCCGTGACGCGGCTGCTCGGCATGCCGGATGCTCCGACGGCTATCGTCAGCGGCCAGAACCTCATCACCGTCGGAGCCGTGCACGCTCTGCGCCGGTTGGGCCGCCACCACGACATCGCGCTCATCGGCTTCGACGACCTCGAACTCGCCGATCTGCTCGAGCCGGGTATCAGCGTGGTCGCACAGCGCCCGCAGGAGATGGGGCAGGTTGCCGCCGCGCGGCTGTTCGCCTCCCTCGACGCCGGACAGCGGCTCGCACCGACATCGATCGTCGTCCCGGTCGACCTCATCCCGCGCGGCTCCGGCGAGATCAGACCGCACCGCTCGTAA
- a CDS encoding carbohydrate kinase family protein, translating into MTSIPLSDTAPASAADGHPILVVGESLIDIVDRGGELTRHVGGSPLNVAFGLGRLGIPTVFATEFGDDEDGDDIVRHLASAGVRIERTDAADRRTSSARALIGADGSASYEFDLEWDFTLTPVVSDVIAVHVGSIGALRPPGADRVLALVEALPEDVLVTFDPNIRPALVPSRQETRVLVEHYAARAPVVKLSDEDAAWLYPDGGVPERLLACGARLVAVTAGAEGSTLHTEGATVHVPARPTRAIDTIGAGDAYMTGLIAAIVSRLGVRRVLAETLQPADLASIGHVAAVAASITVSRAGAVPPTAAELERALSDSAPAPA; encoded by the coding sequence ATGACCTCGATCCCTCTTTCGGACACGGCTCCGGCGTCCGCCGCGGATGGGCACCCCATCCTGGTCGTCGGGGAGTCGCTCATCGACATCGTCGATCGCGGCGGTGAGCTCACCCGTCACGTCGGCGGAAGCCCGCTCAACGTGGCGTTCGGACTCGGGCGCCTCGGCATCCCGACCGTCTTCGCGACCGAGTTCGGCGACGATGAGGACGGGGACGACATCGTCCGCCATCTCGCGTCGGCCGGTGTGCGGATCGAGCGGACGGATGCCGCAGACCGGCGCACATCGTCCGCCCGCGCCCTCATCGGTGCGGACGGATCGGCCTCCTACGAGTTCGACCTCGAGTGGGACTTCACACTGACGCCGGTCGTCTCAGACGTCATCGCCGTGCACGTCGGGTCGATCGGAGCCCTGCGCCCCCCCGGCGCCGACCGCGTGCTCGCGCTCGTGGAGGCACTGCCCGAGGATGTCCTCGTCACCTTCGATCCCAACATCCGTCCGGCGCTCGTTCCGTCCCGGCAGGAGACGCGGGTGCTCGTCGAACACTACGCCGCCCGCGCCCCGGTCGTGAAGCTCAGCGACGAGGATGCTGCGTGGCTCTACCCGGACGGGGGTGTGCCCGAGAGACTGCTCGCCTGCGGCGCCCGCCTCGTCGCCGTCACCGCAGGCGCCGAAGGCAGCACGCTCCACACCGAGGGTGCGACGGTCCATGTGCCGGCCCGGCCCACGCGCGCGATCGACACCATCGGCGCCGGGGACGCATACATGACGGGGCTCATCGCCGCGATCGTCTCCCGTCTCGGCGTGCGTCGTGTGCTCGCCGAGACCCTCCAGCCGGCCGACCTCGCATCGATCGGGCACGTGGCCGCCGTGGCGGCGAGCATCACCGTCAGCCGCGCAGGTGCCGTCCCCCCGACCGCCGCAGAACTGGAGCGCGCGCTCAGCGACAGCGCGCCGGCACCCGCCTGA